The following are encoded in a window of Vigna unguiculata cultivar IT97K-499-35 chromosome 8, ASM411807v1, whole genome shotgun sequence genomic DNA:
- the LOC114194702 gene encoding probable E3 ubiquitin-protein ligase HIP1 isoform X2, with translation MDEYSGRRGVDGVAVPRKGMNHVFRDTANTRERTGQVCSKLGCSSRANIPKVAQARSSEKGKSVRPVFQSSSSSKDEIGSSSRSTSNPAKRTTEPQKVFPSQFEADSPESSSVQDEPESSELIPPSEEIQRGAKSRGPSSESSNARLMEVGSSSTVSNTRSQRNLNQRPGLRGQEIKSTGPVIHAVSSRYGLRNIRCNTISYVIPSSCSSSDSSHNRRKDTTKKRDGEGESSSTVRGKNVIGSSSEGRSSGSRNGISISDSRRTRNTFSHRNTSLAPVRTQRSLSGHVRARISSQGNENPLATSNSSEDLPLSPPAEDDITDSLNGDSFWHYNMSSIEGVLLALERIEQGGELTREQITDIYENGLNFYDHHRDMRLDIDNMSYEELLALEERMGTVSTALSEEALAESLKRSIYQSPPTYDTDENCNQDKDDIKCCICQEEYVIGDEVGDLPCNHRFHVDCIQEWMGLKNWCPICKLSAALSNNSSSSH, from the exons ATGGATGAGTATTCTGGTAGAAGAGGTGTGGATGGGGTGGCAGTCCCTAGAAAGGGGATGAACCATGTATTTAGAGATACTGCTAATACTAGAGAACGAACAGGTCAAGTTTGCAGCAAATTGGGTTGCAGTAGTAGAGCCAATATTCCCAAAGTTGCTCAAGCCAGATCTTCTGAAAAGGGTAAATCTGTGAGGCCTGTATTCCAGTCTTCTTCAAGTAGCAAGGATGAAATTGGAAGTTCCTCTAGATCTACTAGTAACCCAGCAAAACGAACTACGGAACCTCAGAAAGTATTTCCCTCTCAGTTTGAGGCAGATTCACCTGAGAGTAGTAGTGTACAGGATGAACCAGAATCTTCAGAGCTCATCCCTCCATCAGAGGAAATTCAGAGAGGGGCTAAATCCAGGGGGCCAAGTTCAGAGTCTAGTAATGCAAGACTGATGGAAGTAGGAAGCTCCAGTACAGTATCAAATACTAGATCTCAAAGGAATTTAAATCAAAGACCTGGATTGCGTGGACAAGAAATCAAAAGCACTGGTCCAGTGATACATGCTGTTTCAAGCCGGTATGGATTGAGGAACATCAGATGCAACACTATATCTTATGTTATCCCATCTAGTTGTTCATCATCAGATTCAAGTCATAATAGAAGGAAGGATACAACAAAAAAGAGAGACGGTGAAGGGGAAAGTAGTTCCACTGTCAGAGGGAAGAATGTCATTGGATCTTCATCGGAAGGACGGAGTTCTGGCTCCAGAAATGGCATATCTATATCTGATTCAAGAAGAACAAGAAATACATTTTCTCACCGGAATACCAGTTTGGCACCAGTAAGAACTCAAAGATCACTTAGTGGTCATGTCAGGGCAAGGATTTCTAGCCAAGGAAATGAAAACCCTTTGGCAACCA GCAATAGCAGTGAGGATTTACCTCTGTCTCCTCCTGCAGAAGATGACATAACTGATTCTCTAAATGGGGACAGCTTTTGGCATTACAATATGTCCAGTATTGAAGGG GTATTGTTGGCCCTTGAGAGGATTGAACAAGGTGGAGAGCTAACCCGCGAG CAAATTACCGACATCTACGAGAATGGATTAAACTTTTATGATCACCATAGAGACATGCGGTTGGATATTGATAACATGTCCTATGAG GAACTCTTAGCTCTGGAAGAGAGGATGGGAACTGTTAGCACAGCTCTATCGGAGGAAGCACTTGCAGAATCTCTTAAAAGAAGTATATATCAGTCTCCGCCTACATATGACACAGATGAGAATTGCAATCAGGACAAGGATGACATCAAATGCTGCATTTGCCAg GAGGAATATGTTATTGGAGATGAAGTTGGGGACCTGCCATGCAATCATAGGTTTCATGTGGATTGTATACAGGAGTGGATGGGGCTGAAGAACTGGTGCCCTATTTGTAAATTATCTGCTGCACTGTCTAATAATTCATCTTCATCTCATTGA
- the LOC114194702 gene encoding probable E3 ubiquitin-protein ligase RHG1A isoform X1 — protein sequence MDEYSGRRGVDGVAVPRKGMNHVFRDTANTRERTGQVCSKLGCSSRANIPKVAQARSSEKGKSVRPVFQSSSSSKDEIGSSSRSTSNPAKRTTEPQKVFPSQFEADSPESSSVQDEPESSELIPPSEEIQRGAKSRGPSSESSNARLMEVGSSSTVSNTRSQRNLNQRPGLRGQEIKSTGPVIHAVSSRYGLRNIRCNTISYVIPSSCSSSDSSHNRRKDTTKKRDGEGESSSTVRGKNVIGSSSEGRSSGSRNGISISDSRRTRNTFSHRNTSLAPVRTQRSLSGHVRARISSQGNENPLATSEFPHFGDVNPHGISCQISMETPLTCSSSCDSPGNSSEDLPLSPPAEDDITDSLNGDSFWHYNMSSIEGVLLALERIEQGGELTREQITDIYENGLNFYDHHRDMRLDIDNMSYEELLALEERMGTVSTALSEEALAESLKRSIYQSPPTYDTDENCNQDKDDIKCCICQEEYVIGDEVGDLPCNHRFHVDCIQEWMGLKNWCPICKLSAALSNNSSSSH from the exons ATGGATGAGTATTCTGGTAGAAGAGGTGTGGATGGGGTGGCAGTCCCTAGAAAGGGGATGAACCATGTATTTAGAGATACTGCTAATACTAGAGAACGAACAGGTCAAGTTTGCAGCAAATTGGGTTGCAGTAGTAGAGCCAATATTCCCAAAGTTGCTCAAGCCAGATCTTCTGAAAAGGGTAAATCTGTGAGGCCTGTATTCCAGTCTTCTTCAAGTAGCAAGGATGAAATTGGAAGTTCCTCTAGATCTACTAGTAACCCAGCAAAACGAACTACGGAACCTCAGAAAGTATTTCCCTCTCAGTTTGAGGCAGATTCACCTGAGAGTAGTAGTGTACAGGATGAACCAGAATCTTCAGAGCTCATCCCTCCATCAGAGGAAATTCAGAGAGGGGCTAAATCCAGGGGGCCAAGTTCAGAGTCTAGTAATGCAAGACTGATGGAAGTAGGAAGCTCCAGTACAGTATCAAATACTAGATCTCAAAGGAATTTAAATCAAAGACCTGGATTGCGTGGACAAGAAATCAAAAGCACTGGTCCAGTGATACATGCTGTTTCAAGCCGGTATGGATTGAGGAACATCAGATGCAACACTATATCTTATGTTATCCCATCTAGTTGTTCATCATCAGATTCAAGTCATAATAGAAGGAAGGATACAACAAAAAAGAGAGACGGTGAAGGGGAAAGTAGTTCCACTGTCAGAGGGAAGAATGTCATTGGATCTTCATCGGAAGGACGGAGTTCTGGCTCCAGAAATGGCATATCTATATCTGATTCAAGAAGAACAAGAAATACATTTTCTCACCGGAATACCAGTTTGGCACCAGTAAGAACTCAAAGATCACTTAGTGGTCATGTCAGGGCAAGGATTTCTAGCCAAGGAAATGAAAACCCTTTGGCAACCAGTGAGTTCCCTCATTTTGGTGATGTTAATCCTCACGGCATTTCATGTCAGATTTCTATGGAGACTCCTTTAACTTGCTCAAGCTCTTGTGATTCACCAGGCAATAGCAGTGAGGATTTACCTCTGTCTCCTCCTGCAGAAGATGACATAACTGATTCTCTAAATGGGGACAGCTTTTGGCATTACAATATGTCCAGTATTGAAGGG GTATTGTTGGCCCTTGAGAGGATTGAACAAGGTGGAGAGCTAACCCGCGAG CAAATTACCGACATCTACGAGAATGGATTAAACTTTTATGATCACCATAGAGACATGCGGTTGGATATTGATAACATGTCCTATGAG GAACTCTTAGCTCTGGAAGAGAGGATGGGAACTGTTAGCACAGCTCTATCGGAGGAAGCACTTGCAGAATCTCTTAAAAGAAGTATATATCAGTCTCCGCCTACATATGACACAGATGAGAATTGCAATCAGGACAAGGATGACATCAAATGCTGCATTTGCCAg GAGGAATATGTTATTGGAGATGAAGTTGGGGACCTGCCATGCAATCATAGGTTTCATGTGGATTGTATACAGGAGTGGATGGGGCTGAAGAACTGGTGCCCTATTTGTAAATTATCTGCTGCACTGTCTAATAATTCATCTTCATCTCATTGA